A genomic region of Gemmata massiliana contains the following coding sequences:
- a CDS encoding glycosyltransferase has translation MRVLLYHPWGRFDSACGASHTALAQRDYFRAHGWDVHCVMQQIPAWGVTAQDGERTVTLDCTPESAHEPGTALAQLLYASERAANERAFRTLASEPWDVFFTTDVCAAPFAHALPHTTRTVLAVGDSYARRAATSELVPQAVREAEYKFTFGRVEAELYRLFTHVLFPTEADANAARKHGVKSARHVPLWVRSAHAAPSQAHEEHDITICGSACNGDLADLEWFYRHVYLPHLRACGVRLTVAGSVADRFPVADLRVTKLPSTTGVYEASRVIVAPAHSAMGPYVSAMDAMAAGRAVVTTPLGLRTLNATGDAAISIDMRTDPSGTAAVIRELLAAPGWRKALGTRAAQVPAVHSRERFFAMLDAVWELHTFAQRPFARAA, from the coding sequence GTGCGTGTACTGCTCTATCACCCCTGGGGGCGGTTCGATTCCGCGTGCGGCGCGAGCCACACCGCGCTCGCGCAACGCGACTACTTCCGCGCGCATGGCTGGGACGTTCATTGCGTCATGCAGCAAATCCCTGCCTGGGGTGTCACGGCGCAGGACGGCGAGCGCACCGTCACGCTCGACTGCACGCCGGAATCCGCACACGAACCGGGAACCGCACTCGCCCAGTTGCTTTACGCGAGCGAACGGGCCGCAAATGAGCGTGCGTTCCGCACACTTGCTTCCGAGCCGTGGGACGTGTTCTTCACCACGGACGTGTGTGCGGCCCCGTTCGCTCACGCGCTGCCGCACACCACGCGAACGGTGCTCGCGGTCGGTGACAGTTACGCGCGCCGGGCGGCCACCTCGGAGCTTGTGCCGCAGGCCGTGCGCGAAGCCGAGTACAAGTTCACGTTCGGCCGCGTGGAAGCGGAACTGTACCGCCTGTTCACCCACGTCCTGTTCCCCACCGAAGCCGACGCGAACGCGGCCCGCAAGCACGGCGTGAAGTCCGCGCGCCACGTTCCCCTCTGGGTGCGTTCCGCGCACGCGGCACCGTCGCAAGCACACGAAGAACACGACATAACCATTTGCGGCAGCGCGTGTAACGGTGATCTCGCGGACCTCGAATGGTTCTACCGACACGTGTACCTGCCTCACCTGCGTGCGTGCGGCGTTCGGCTCACGGTGGCGGGTTCGGTCGCGGACCGGTTCCCGGTGGCCGATCTCCGGGTTACCAAACTCCCTTCAACAACCGGCGTGTACGAAGCGTCGCGCGTGATCGTTGCGCCGGCTCATTCTGCTATGGGCCCATACGTTTCCGCGATGGACGCGATGGCCGCCGGGCGCGCTGTCGTCACCACGCCGCTCGGCCTGCGTACACTCAACGCGACCGGCGACGCGGCCATTTCGATCGACATGCGAACCGACCCGAGTGGCACGGCCGCAGTGATTCGCGAACTGCTCGCGGCCCCCGGTTGGCGGAAGGCCCTGGGCACGCGGGCGGCACAAGTCCCCGCGGTCCACTCGCGCGAGCGGTTCTTCGCCATGCTCGATGCGGTATGGGAGCTTCACACGTTCGCGCAGCGACCGTTCGCGAGGGCCGCGTAA